One window from the genome of Pseudoalteromonas sp. '520P1 No. 423' encodes:
- a CDS encoding PilN domain-containing protein: MKQRINLYLSELRPVKDPLSLNNIALSWAIVLVLCIGYMSILIYVNKDLTQELTQLKRKLTQQTAQVNELQAALAVKQDKTFLSQQLNKLKKEYQHKEMMLKYISEKNNEDKISYADVMSDLAQFHHSDVWLTQFEFMNHEIELKGLTQSPSKLPYWFDGLKQSDFFSGKSFSVLEFTHVDEQSKIEFRVATAKKGDNS, encoded by the coding sequence ATGAAGCAACGCATTAATCTCTATTTATCTGAATTAAGACCAGTTAAAGACCCATTAAGCTTAAATAACATCGCATTATCTTGGGCTATCGTACTCGTACTTTGTATCGGATATATGAGTATATTAATATATGTTAATAAAGACTTAACTCAGGAATTAACTCAATTAAAACGCAAGCTTACGCAACAAACTGCGCAAGTTAACGAGTTACAGGCTGCGCTTGCAGTTAAACAAGACAAAACTTTTTTATCTCAGCAATTAAATAAACTTAAGAAAGAGTATCAACATAAAGAAATGATGCTTAAGTATATTTCAGAAAAAAATAATGAAGATAAAATTAGCTATGCGGATGTTATGTCTGATTTAGCGCAGTTTCATCATTCAGATGTATGGTTAACTCAGTTTGAATTTATGAATCATGAAATTGAGCTTAAAGGTTTAACTCAGTCACCTTCAAAATTACCATATTGGTTTGATGGGCTTAAACAATCTGATTTCTTTTCAGGGAAATCATTTTCTGTTTTAGAATTTACCCATGTAGACGAGCAGTCAAAAATTGAGTTTCGTGTCGCTACCGCTAAAAAAGGTGATAACTCATGA